In Aquimarina sp. TRL1, a single window of DNA contains:
- a CDS encoding SDR family oxidoreductase, translating to MNIREAKVLITGGSSGIGKETAKLLKEKGAAVTISGRNETTLKEIAEALDISYVKADITNEEDVIKMVATANQKMEGLNVLINNAGFGYISKLTEIDAVKFTEQFKTNILGATLAAKESAKLFIDQNRGNIINIGSTSALKGSPNASPYVATKFALRGMTESWRNELRAHNIRVMLVNPSEVMTNFANNILNNGDTRGQKEYTQEEKRTKLRSLEIAHTIASLLEMDDRGFITEATVFATNPKV from the coding sequence ATGAATATCAGAGAAGCAAAAGTATTAATCACAGGAGGAAGCTCCGGAATAGGAAAAGAAACTGCTAAATTACTAAAAGAAAAAGGAGCTGCTGTTACTATTAGCGGAAGAAACGAAACTACCCTAAAAGAAATTGCAGAAGCCCTAGATATTTCATATGTCAAAGCAGATATCACTAATGAAGAGGATGTAATAAAAATGGTGGCTACTGCCAATCAAAAAATGGAAGGGCTAAATGTACTGATTAATAATGCTGGTTTTGGCTACATATCAAAACTCACCGAAATAGATGCTGTTAAATTCACAGAACAATTTAAGACTAATATTCTGGGAGCTACTCTAGCTGCTAAAGAGAGTGCTAAACTATTTATAGATCAAAACAGAGGAAACATCATTAATATTGGGTCTACTTCTGCTCTAAAAGGTTCTCCTAATGCTTCTCCTTATGTAGCTACTAAATTTGCTCTGAGAGGAATGACAGAAAGCTGGAGAAATGAACTTCGAGCACATAATATCCGAGTAATGTTAGTCAACCCCAGTGAGGTAATGACCAACTTTGCTAATAATATATTGAACAATGGCGATACTAGAGGACAAAAGGAATATACCCAAGAAGAAAAACGCACTAAATTACGAAGTCTGGAAATTGCACACACCATTGCGAGTTTACTGGAAATGGATGATAGGGGCTTTATCACAGAAGCGACTGTATTTGCGACCAATCCCAAAGTATAA
- a CDS encoding cystathionine gamma-synthase family protein: MKRKDLNPESLMMTYGYKPELSEGAIKCPIFQTSTFVFETAEEGKAFFELAYGLRQKKPKEELGLIYSRINNPNLEILENRLCLWDQSDDCAVFESGMSAISTCLLEFLNPGDLLVYSNPLYGGTDHFINHFLSKIGVHTIGVMPNQSIEEVAALIETSGKKDRLAMFFLETPANPTNQLFDIEGFSELAKRYSTGDKKVLIGVDNTYMGPLWQHPLQCGADLVVYSATKYIGGHSDLIAGAVLGNSELIGRVKVLRTFLGNMVSPHTAWLLLRSLETLKVRMDQQTKNASRIAAFLKEHPKVEKVYYLGLLEKEEKAYAVYKKQCSAPGAMLSFDIKGGEKEAFTFLNRLKLIKLAVSLGSTESLAQHPMTMTHAGVDPEHRRQINITEKLVRLSIGVENSDDIIWDIEQALGVE, translated from the coding sequence ATGAAACGAAAAGATTTAAATCCGGAAAGTCTGATGATGACTTATGGGTATAAGCCAGAGCTTTCTGAAGGTGCTATTAAGTGTCCTATTTTTCAAACTTCCACATTTGTTTTTGAAACTGCGGAAGAAGGAAAAGCATTTTTTGAATTGGCTTATGGGCTTCGGCAAAAAAAACCAAAAGAAGAATTAGGATTGATATATAGCAGGATTAATAACCCTAATCTAGAGATACTGGAAAATCGCTTATGCTTGTGGGATCAGTCGGATGATTGTGCTGTTTTCGAGAGTGGAATGTCAGCGATAAGTACTTGTTTGTTAGAGTTTTTAAATCCGGGAGATTTGTTGGTGTATAGTAATCCATTGTATGGAGGTACGGATCATTTTATCAATCATTTTTTATCAAAAATAGGAGTGCATACTATTGGGGTGATGCCTAATCAAAGTATAGAAGAAGTTGCGGCTTTAATAGAGACTAGTGGAAAGAAAGACCGGTTAGCTATGTTTTTTTTAGAAACTCCTGCAAATCCGACAAATCAGTTGTTTGATATAGAGGGATTCAGTGAGCTAGCTAAACGCTATAGTACAGGAGATAAAAAAGTATTGATAGGAGTAGATAACACTTATATGGGACCGCTTTGGCAGCATCCTCTACAATGTGGAGCAGATTTAGTGGTGTATTCGGCGACTAAATATATAGGAGGGCATAGTGATTTAATTGCGGGGGCTGTTTTAGGTAATAGCGAGCTGATAGGCAGGGTCAAAGTTCTACGTACTTTTTTAGGGAATATGGTAAGCCCGCATACGGCATGGCTGTTATTGAGAAGTTTGGAGACATTAAAGGTTCGGATGGATCAACAGACAAAAAACGCAAGTCGAATCGCAGCGTTCCTGAAGGAGCATCCAAAAGTAGAAAAGGTATATTACTTAGGACTTTTGGAAAAAGAAGAGAAAGCATATGCTGTTTATAAAAAGCAATGTAGTGCCCCTGGGGCAATGCTTTCTTTTGATATTAAAGGAGGGGAGAAAGAAGCGTTTACGTTTTTAAATCGCTTAAAATTAATAAAATTGGCGGTTAGTTTGGGGAGTACAGAAAGTTTGGCTCAGCATCCAATGACGATGACACATGCAGGAGTAGATCCTGAACACAGAAGACAAATAAACATCACAGAGAAGCTAGTTCGTCTTTCGATAGGGGTAGAAAATAGTGATGATATTATCTGGGATATCGAACAAGCTTTAGGGGTAGAATGA
- a CDS encoding Lrp/AsnC family transcriptional regulator, whose amino-acid sequence MDKIDKSILLLLQKNGKITIKEIAERLNLTTTPIFERVKKLERDGFIKNYKAILDRKKAGLQLMVFCNVTLNLHQTDYLKKFEKDILQFPEVVECYHVAGMFDYLIKIYAQNMEQYQDFLSNKLASLENISKVQSSFVMTEVKDFSFLPIP is encoded by the coding sequence ATGGACAAAATTGACAAATCTATACTACTACTCCTACAAAAAAATGGCAAAATTACCATAAAGGAGATCGCTGAACGATTAAACCTTACCACTACTCCTATATTCGAAAGAGTAAAAAAACTGGAACGCGATGGGTTTATAAAAAACTATAAAGCAATTCTGGATAGAAAAAAAGCCGGCTTGCAATTAATGGTTTTTTGCAATGTCACTCTAAACCTTCATCAAACCGATTACCTCAAAAAATTTGAAAAAGATATTCTTCAATTTCCAGAAGTTGTAGAATGTTATCACGTAGCCGGTATGTTTGACTATCTAATCAAGATATATGCTCAAAACATGGAACAATACCAGGATTTTTTATCAAACAAGTTAGCTTCTCTGGAAAATATTTCCAAGGTACAAAGCTCTTTTGTTATGACAGAGGTCAAAGATTTTTCTTTCTTACCGATTCCTTAA
- the fumC gene encoding class II fumarate hydratase: MEFRIEKDTMGEVKVPADKLWGAQTERSRNNFKIGAPATMPLEIVYGFAYLKKAAAYTNCELGALPIEKRELISQVCDEILEGKHDDQFPLVIWQTGSGTQSNMNVNEVIANRAHQLAGKTIGEGEKTLQPNDDVNKSQSSNDTFPTGMHIAAYKKIVETTIPGITKLRDTLKKKSEDFKNVVKIGRTHFMDATPLTIGQEFSGYVSQLDHGLKALENTLPHLAELALGGTAVGTGLNTPKGYAKRVSEFIAQFTGLPFITAENKFEALAAHDAFVETHGALKQLAVSLNKIGNDIRMLASGPRSGIGELIIPANEPGSSIMPGKVNPTQCEALTMVCAQVMGNDVAINVGGMQGHFELNVFKPVMAANLLQSAQLIGDACVSFDTHCAQGIEPNHKRITELLNSSLMLVTALNTKIGYYKAAEIANTAHQNGTTLKEEAIALGHVTEQEFEDWVKPEDMVGSLK, translated from the coding sequence ATGGAATTTAGAATAGAAAAAGACACCATGGGTGAAGTAAAAGTACCAGCTGATAAATTATGGGGAGCACAAACAGAGCGTTCCAGAAATAATTTTAAGATTGGTGCTCCAGCCACTATGCCATTAGAAATCGTATATGGTTTTGCTTACCTAAAAAAAGCGGCTGCTTATACGAATTGTGAATTAGGTGCTTTACCTATCGAAAAAAGAGAGCTTATCTCTCAGGTATGTGATGAAATCCTAGAAGGTAAACACGATGATCAATTCCCGTTAGTTATCTGGCAAACAGGGTCCGGTACCCAAAGTAATATGAATGTTAATGAGGTGATCGCTAACAGAGCACATCAATTAGCAGGAAAAACGATAGGAGAAGGAGAAAAAACCCTACAACCAAATGACGATGTAAACAAATCACAGTCATCAAACGATACATTCCCTACCGGAATGCATATCGCAGCGTATAAAAAAATTGTAGAAACGACAATTCCTGGAATTACTAAACTAAGAGACACTCTTAAAAAGAAGTCGGAAGATTTCAAAAATGTTGTTAAAATCGGGAGAACGCATTTTATGGATGCCACTCCACTAACGATAGGACAAGAGTTCTCCGGATATGTTTCTCAGTTAGATCACGGATTAAAAGCGCTGGAAAATACCTTGCCACATTTAGCTGAATTGGCATTGGGAGGAACAGCAGTAGGAACCGGACTGAATACTCCTAAAGGATACGCAAAACGAGTTTCTGAATTTATCGCTCAGTTTACCGGACTTCCTTTTATTACTGCCGAAAATAAATTTGAAGCATTGGCGGCACATGATGCATTTGTAGAAACACATGGAGCGCTAAAACAACTAGCGGTTTCATTAAACAAAATAGGAAATGATATCCGTATGCTTGCATCAGGACCTAGAAGTGGTATCGGAGAATTAATCATCCCTGCAAATGAGCCTGGAAGTTCTATCATGCCTGGTAAGGTAAACCCTACGCAATGTGAGGCACTAACTATGGTATGTGCTCAAGTAATGGGTAATGATGTAGCGATCAACGTAGGAGGAATGCAAGGACATTTCGAATTAAATGTATTCAAACCTGTAATGGCTGCTAATTTACTACAGAGTGCTCAGCTTATAGGAGATGCTTGTGTATCATTCGATACGCACTGCGCACAAGGTATTGAACCTAATCACAAAAGAATTACCGAACTATTAAACAGTTCATTAATGCTTGTAACAGCATTGAATACCAAAATAGGTTACTATAAAGCTGCAGAAATTGCCAATACCGCTCATCAGAACGGAACCACATTAAAAGAAGAAGCTATCGCACTTGGACATGTAACTGAACAAGAATTCGAAGATTGGGTAAAACCAGAAGATATGGTAGGTAGTCTTAAATAA
- a CDS encoding outer membrane beta-barrel family protein, whose translation MKKTTLVILFCLLSLFTFSQRKEVSISGTVIDKDSSIPLEYATISFYSPKQKKVITGGITDQQGRFSISIPVGLYDIRIEFISFETKRFNKRKLFSDVDLGTIALALNTESLDDVLVVAEKTTVDIKLDKKIYNVGKDLTVSGGTVSDVLDNVPSISVDVEGNVALRGNDNVRILINGKPSGLVGLNSTDALRQLPAESIERVEVITSPSARYDAEGTAGIVNVILKRSKLQGLNGAITTTTGYPFLAGVSGNINYRTGNFNLFTTSGYTYRESPGNSFLETHYFNSETPDTFLEEDRTFDRIRKGVNVNTGVEWYINDSSSLTASFLYRSSANDNNTTNITTQKDINGAPISSFTRFNPEKEDDKTRQYSLNYTKDFGESNHKLTVDFQIENSEETELSHITQDNISVIEMVDTQEQQDRILLQADYVIPLNEQQQIEIGYRGNFNDLATNNLVEKDSLGTIIKDEGLSNILHYGESVNAVYGQFGGKTQKLSYLMGLRMEGTRITIDQQTSNDFSRKNYIDFFPTVNLGYSISENETITLGYNRRIRRPRSRFINPFPSRSSATSLFQGNPDLDPSYSNAFDLGYINKIGKLTLQSSIYYNRATQVFTFIREDTGETIVIKENDTDPGVEVPITRLNPINLSRSDRYGAEFTITYSPNRKWRINGNFNAFANSIRGSHNEESFDEDTFSWFARVSNKLTLPYKINWQTTMMYRGPNENAQNEYKSMFSANTAFSKDIFKERASLTLSVNDIFNSRKRMSITTTDTFRTDSEFQWRERSFVLAFTYRFNQKKKRQRSRNTFDNEGGEGFGTP comes from the coding sequence ATGAAAAAAACTACATTAGTAATTCTTTTTTGCCTTTTATCCCTCTTTACTTTTTCGCAAAGAAAAGAGGTCTCTATCAGCGGTACTGTAATTGACAAAGACTCTTCCATTCCTCTGGAATATGCCACCATTTCATTTTATAGCCCCAAACAAAAAAAGGTAATTACAGGAGGAATAACTGATCAACAAGGAAGGTTCTCCATTAGCATTCCAGTAGGTCTTTACGATATTCGGATAGAATTTATTTCATTTGAAACCAAACGATTCAATAAAAGAAAGCTTTTTTCAGATGTAGATCTGGGAACGATCGCATTAGCATTAAACACTGAATCTCTTGATGATGTCCTTGTTGTTGCAGAAAAAACAACGGTAGACATTAAACTAGACAAAAAAATATATAATGTAGGAAAAGATCTAACAGTTAGCGGAGGAACGGTTAGTGATGTTCTGGACAATGTACCTTCTATTTCTGTTGATGTAGAAGGAAATGTCGCATTGCGAGGAAATGACAATGTACGCATCTTAATCAACGGAAAACCTTCGGGTTTAGTAGGATTAAACAGTACCGATGCTTTGAGACAACTCCCTGCCGAGTCTATTGAACGGGTAGAGGTAATCACCTCCCCTTCTGCCAGGTATGATGCTGAAGGAACTGCAGGTATCGTCAATGTTATTTTAAAAAGAAGTAAACTTCAAGGACTAAACGGAGCCATAACAACCACAACCGGATATCCTTTTCTTGCTGGAGTATCAGGAAACATCAATTACAGAACAGGAAATTTCAACTTATTTACGACCTCTGGATACACATATAGAGAATCTCCCGGAAATTCTTTTTTAGAAACGCACTATTTTAATTCAGAGACTCCAGATACCTTTCTTGAAGAAGACCGCACATTCGATAGAATTCGAAAAGGGGTAAATGTCAACACAGGAGTAGAATGGTATATCAACGACAGTTCTTCATTAACCGCTTCTTTTCTTTATCGATCCAGTGCTAATGATAATAATACAACAAATATAACTACTCAAAAAGATATAAATGGAGCCCCTATCAGTAGCTTTACCCGTTTTAACCCCGAAAAGGAAGATGATAAAACCAGACAATATTCATTAAATTACACAAAGGACTTTGGTGAATCCAATCACAAACTAACAGTTGATTTTCAAATAGAAAACAGCGAAGAAACAGAATTATCCCATATCACCCAGGATAACATTTCGGTAATTGAAATGGTGGATACACAAGAACAGCAAGATCGTATTTTATTACAAGCAGATTATGTTATTCCTCTGAACGAACAACAACAAATAGAAATCGGATATCGGGGAAATTTTAATGATTTAGCTACAAACAATCTCGTAGAAAAAGATAGCTTAGGTACTATTATTAAAGATGAAGGACTTTCTAACATACTACATTATGGAGAATCAGTAAATGCTGTATACGGACAATTTGGAGGAAAAACACAAAAGTTGTCATACTTAATGGGATTAAGAATGGAAGGAACCAGAATCACTATAGACCAACAAACCAGTAATGATTTCTCCAGGAAAAACTACATAGATTTTTTTCCGACAGTTAATTTGGGATACAGCATATCAGAAAACGAAACCATAACACTCGGTTACAACAGGAGAATCCGACGTCCCCGATCTCGTTTTATCAATCCATTCCCTTCCAGATCAAGTGCTACCAGTCTTTTTCAGGGAAATCCAGACTTAGATCCTAGCTACTCCAATGCTTTTGACCTGGGATACATTAACAAAATAGGAAAACTTACATTGCAATCCTCCATCTATTACAATCGGGCTACTCAGGTATTTACATTTATACGAGAAGATACTGGGGAAACCATCGTCATCAAAGAAAATGATACTGATCCGGGAGTCGAAGTTCCTATAACAAGATTAAACCCTATCAATTTATCTCGTTCTGACCGGTATGGAGCTGAATTCACCATCACATATAGCCCTAATAGAAAATGGCGCATTAATGGAAACTTCAATGCTTTTGCCAACAGTATCAGAGGGTCACACAATGAAGAATCATTTGATGAAGATACGTTTAGCTGGTTTGCCCGTGTAAGTAATAAACTCACACTTCCCTATAAAATCAATTGGCAAACCACTATGATGTATAGAGGACCTAATGAGAATGCTCAGAACGAATACAAGAGTATGTTCAGTGCCAACACAGCTTTCAGTAAAGATATATTCAAAGAAAGAGCTTCTTTGACCTTAAGTGTTAATGACATATTCAATTCTCGAAAAAGAATGAGTATCACTACTACGGATACTTTTAGAACAGATAGTGAATTCCAATGGAGAGAACGAAGTTTTGTCCTTGCATTCACTTATAGGTTTAATCAGAAAAAGAAAAGACAAAGATCTCGGAATACTTTTGACAATGAAGGGGGAGAAGGTTTTGGCACCCCATAA
- the arsC gene encoding arsenate reductase (glutaredoxin) (This arsenate reductase requires both glutathione and glutaredoxin to convert arsenate to arsenite, after which the efflux transporter formed by ArsA and ArsB can extrude the arsenite from the cell, providing resistance.) has product MTTIYHNPRCSKSRQTLAIVEESTKEVNIIKYLDTPPTIEELSEIISLLGIKPIELIRKNEAIWKENFKGNEYSDQELIEIMSQHPKLIERPIVINNNKAVIGRPPENVKNIL; this is encoded by the coding sequence ATGACAACAATATATCACAATCCCAGATGCAGTAAATCCAGACAGACGCTGGCTATTGTAGAAGAAAGCACAAAAGAAGTGAACATTATCAAATATTTAGACACTCCTCCTACAATAGAAGAATTATCTGAAATCATTTCTCTTTTGGGTATAAAACCAATCGAGCTCATTCGAAAAAATGAGGCTATCTGGAAAGAAAATTTCAAAGGAAATGAATACAGTGATCAGGAGCTTATAGAAATTATGAGTCAACATCCAAAGCTCATTGAGCGTCCTATTGTAATCAACAATAATAAGGCTGTTATAGGCAGACCTCCTGAAAATGTAAAAAATATTCTTTAA
- the prfB gene encoding peptide chain release factor 2 (programmed frameshift) produces the protein MINTETILDLRKRLVALRRYLDIDAKLIEITNEEEKTFAPDFWNDAQEAEKIMKALNAEKKWVADYDKAVSLVDDLEVLFEFHKEGESSEQEVMDRYNESITVIEDLEFKNMLSDEGDNMGAVLQITAGAGGTESCDWASMLMRMYLMWAEKQGYKVKELNYQEGDVAGIKTVTLEIEGEYAFGWLKGENGVHRLVRISPFDSNAKRHTSFASIYVYPLADDSIEVAINPSEYEIITSRSSGAGGQNVNKVETKVQLTHFPTGIQISCSDSRSQHDNREKALQMLKSQLFEIELKKRQAQRDEIEASKMKIEWGSQIRNYVMHPYKLVKDVRTSEETGNVDAVMDGNINPFLKAYLMMMGQRNDE, from the exons ATGATCAATACTGAGACGATATTAGATCTTAGAAAGCGCCTGGTTGCGTTAAGGAGGTATCTT GACATTGATGCCAAACTTATAGAAATAACTAACGAAGAAGAAAAAACCTTTGCTCCCGATTTCTGGAATGATGCACAGGAGGCAGAAAAGATAATGAAAGCCTTAAATGCAGAAAAAAAGTGGGTAGCAGATTATGACAAAGCAGTCTCTTTGGTAGATGATTTAGAAGTTCTCTTCGAATTTCATAAAGAAGGAGAAAGTAGCGAGCAGGAAGTAATGGATCGCTATAATGAATCTATTACTGTTATTGAGGATTTGGAATTTAAAAACATGTTGAGTGATGAAGGTGATAATATGGGTGCCGTATTACAAATTACAGCTGGAGCCGGAGGAACGGAAAGTTGTGATTGGGCAAGCATGCTTATGCGAATGTACTTAATGTGGGCAGAAAAACAAGGATACAAAGTAAAAGAACTCAATTATCAAGAAGGAGATGTTGCAGGAATTAAGACAGTCACCTTAGAAATTGAAGGCGAGTATGCTTTTGGATGGCTCAAGGGTGAAAATGGTGTACACCGCCTTGTCAGAATTTCTCCTTTTGACAGCAATGCTAAGCGTCATACTTCCTTTGCTTCCATCTATGTTTATCCACTTGCAGATGATAGTATCGAAGTAGCCATTAACCCTTCTGAATACGAAATCATCACCTCTAGATCCAGTGGAGCCGGAGGACAAAATGTAAACAAAGTAGAAACGAAAGTGCAATTAACTCACTTCCCTACAGGAATTCAGATTTCTTGTTCAGATTCCAGGTCACAGCATGACAATAGAGAAAAAGCTTTACAAATGCTAAAATCACAACTGTTTGAAATCGAATTAAAAAAACGCCAAGCGCAACGTGATGAGATAGAAGCCTCTAAAATGAAAATCGAATGGGGATCTCAAATTCGCAATTATGTAATGCACCCCTATAAATTGGTTAAAGATGTTAGAACCAGTGAAGAAACCGGAAATGTAGATGCTGTAATGGATGGTAATATTAACCCATTTTTAAAAGCATATCTAATGATGATGGGACAGCGAAACGATGAATAA
- a CDS encoding zinc-dependent metalloprotease: protein MSSYKGFFDFYYSQEEDKIFLAVDQLDTEFLYVYSLASGLGSNDVGLDRGKIGNGVVVKFQKAGNKLLLVQPNLKYRAITSNELEKKSVGQAFASSVLHGFPIKETKGNTYIIDITSFLLEDVNGVIGLLKRRKDGVYSIDKSRSAIQLERTKAFPNNVEFEALVTFKGTPKGHQVRSVASDARSFSLVQHHSFVALPDKGYKKRVFDPRSGAISISYLDYATPVQEPIVKRFVTRHRLEKKDPAQSISEAKEPIIYYLDPGVPEPVKSALLDGAKWWGEAFEAIGFKNAFQVKMLPADADPMDVRYNVIQWVHRSTRGWSYGASVVDPRTGEIIKGHVSLGSLRIRQDFLIAQALLNKPFEQRDDNYNEMLEMALSRIRQLSAHEVGHTIGFAHNFAASMHNRASVMDYPHPLITLKDGQIDLSNAYAVGIGDWDKVTVAYSYSQFEAGIEEKKALNAILDKAYQEGHRFISDSDARPPGGAHAGAHLWDNGASASEELKRVLEVRNTAIAHFSKDNIRSGEPYTVLEDVFVPLYFFHRYQTEAAVKLIGGLSYNYAVKGDEQHITSVVSNVEQRVALNTLIKTILPETLAIPQDKLKLFPPRAYGYWRTRESFKGKTGVSFDPISVAETASDMSLSLLLHPQRASRLVLQKGMDSSQLGLSEVMDELIAEVFKKKQKDGYYQEIQEVVKRNLLKYLKNLSVHKEVYPQVNAIAQAKLISIMDMLKKSTAQGAQRMYDQYYEKQIRDFMKKPEGFKVISAPKIPDGSPIGSDSCMY, encoded by the coding sequence ATGTCTTCTTATAAAGGTTTTTTTGATTTTTATTACAGTCAGGAGGAGGATAAGATATTTTTAGCAGTGGATCAACTGGATACAGAGTTTTTGTATGTGTATTCTCTTGCTTCGGGATTAGGGTCTAATGATGTAGGTTTGGATAGAGGAAAAATAGGAAATGGGGTTGTGGTTAAGTTTCAGAAAGCCGGAAATAAATTGTTATTAGTTCAGCCAAATCTGAAATACAGGGCGATTACTTCCAATGAGTTAGAAAAAAAGAGTGTGGGGCAAGCTTTTGCCAGTTCTGTCTTACATGGTTTTCCGATTAAAGAAACAAAAGGGAATACGTATATAATTGATATCACATCTTTTCTATTAGAAGATGTTAATGGGGTTATCGGGTTGTTAAAAAGGCGTAAAGACGGGGTGTATTCGATTGATAAGAGCCGGAGTGCTATTCAGTTAGAAAGAACCAAGGCGTTCCCTAATAATGTAGAATTTGAAGCATTGGTTACTTTTAAAGGAACACCAAAAGGGCATCAAGTTCGGTCTGTGGCTTCGGATGCTCGTTCTTTTAGTTTGGTACAGCATCATTCTTTTGTAGCTTTGCCAGATAAAGGGTATAAAAAAAGAGTTTTTGATCCTAGAAGTGGAGCAATTTCTATATCGTATCTGGATTATGCTACTCCTGTACAAGAGCCAATCGTAAAAAGGTTTGTGACACGACATCGTTTGGAAAAGAAAGACCCTGCACAGTCAATAAGTGAGGCAAAAGAACCTATTATATATTATTTGGATCCGGGAGTGCCAGAGCCTGTAAAATCGGCCTTACTGGATGGAGCAAAATGGTGGGGTGAAGCATTTGAGGCTATTGGGTTTAAAAATGCTTTTCAGGTAAAAATGTTACCTGCAGATGCAGATCCGATGGATGTACGGTATAATGTTATTCAATGGGTGCATCGCTCGACGAGAGGTTGGAGTTATGGGGCAAGTGTTGTGGACCCCCGAACAGGAGAGATTATAAAGGGTCATGTAAGCTTGGGAAGCTTGCGAATACGGCAAGATTTCTTAATAGCCCAGGCATTGTTGAACAAACCTTTCGAGCAAAGAGATGATAATTATAATGAGATGTTGGAAATGGCGCTAAGTCGTATACGTCAATTATCAGCTCATGAGGTGGGGCATACTATTGGGTTTGCACATAATTTTGCAGCAAGTATGCATAATAGAGCTTCTGTTATGGATTATCCGCATCCGCTTATTACACTCAAAGATGGGCAGATTGACCTGTCGAATGCATACGCTGTAGGAATAGGAGACTGGGATAAAGTGACTGTGGCATACAGTTATTCTCAATTTGAAGCTGGAATAGAGGAGAAAAAAGCGTTGAATGCAATTTTGGATAAAGCATATCAGGAAGGGCATCGATTTATCTCAGATAGTGATGCGAGACCCCCTGGAGGGGCACATGCCGGAGCACATTTGTGGGATAACGGCGCAAGTGCTTCAGAAGAGTTAAAAAGGGTACTTGAAGTACGTAATACTGCGATTGCACATTTTTCTAAAGATAATATCAGAAGCGGAGAACCCTATACTGTTTTGGAAGATGTATTTGTTCCTTTGTACTTTTTTCACAGGTATCAAACAGAAGCAGCAGTAAAGTTGATAGGAGGATTGTCTTATAATTATGCTGTGAAAGGAGATGAGCAACATATTACTTCGGTAGTTTCTAATGTGGAACAACGAGTAGCACTTAATACATTGATAAAAACAATATTGCCGGAAACACTGGCAATTCCACAAGATAAATTAAAGCTATTTCCTCCGAGAGCTTATGGGTATTGGCGAACAAGAGAATCATTTAAAGGGAAAACAGGAGTGAGTTTCGATCCGATTAGTGTAGCAGAGACGGCCAGTGATATGAGCTTGTCATTATTACTCCACCCTCAGAGGGCTTCGAGATTAGTGCTACAAAAAGGAATGGATTCTTCTCAGTTAGGATTGTCAGAGGTTATGGATGAATTGATTGCCGAGGTTTTTAAAAAGAAACAAAAAGATGGGTACTATCAGGAAATTCAGGAGGTTGTAAAACGGAACTTGCTGAAATATTTAAAGAATTTAAGTGTGCATAAAGAAGTATATCCTCAGGTGAATGCAATAGCACAGGCTAAACTTATTTCGATTATGGATATGCTTAAAAAAAGTACAGCTCAGGGAGCTCAGCGAATGTATGATCAATATTATGAAAAACAAATTCGGGACTTTATGAAAAAGCCGGAAGGTTTTAAAGTGATTTCTGCTCCAAAAATTCCGGATGGCTCTCCTATAGGAAGTGATTCTTGCATGTATTAA